Within Sorangiineae bacterium MSr11367, the genomic segment GTCCATTTCGGACGCATTGAGCCAATCGAGCCAGGCGGAACGGATGTTCCTCAAGAGTGGCGCAACGCCTTCGGTGACACGTCGAACAATGACAAGGGCGAAACACGGCAGCGCCTTCTCGAGCGCGGAGCCACCCACGTCTACGTGCTTCCGTTGCGCGGTGCCGGCGGCGCCGTCGAAGGAATGATCTCGCTCGAGGCCGAGTGCCGTGGCGCCGTGGGGCAGCCCTTCGTGTGGAATTCGTGTGCATCGCGCCTGCGGACGCTCGCGGATATTGCAACGCCACACCTCACTGCGTTACCGCTTCGCCCCGTGGTGACCGAGGAGCAGGATCCCTTGCTGCCCGTGCAGGGAGAGGCGATGAAAGGACTCGTTCGCATGCTGCGCGTCTTTGCGCTGCAGGACGAGACGATTCTCTTGTCCGGCGCGACCGGCACGGGCAAATCGCGCCTTGCGCGCTGGTGCCACGAGCGCTCGCCGTATCGAAAGGGGCCATTCGAGGTTCTGGATCTTTCGACCGTGCCCGAAGATCTGCAGTTGGCAGAATTGTTTGGCTGGCGCAAAGGCGCTTTCACCGGTGCCGCGCGCGATCATGCCGGTGCCGTCGAGCGCGCAGCGAAGGGCACCTTGTTCATCGACGAGATCGACAAGCTGTCCATGCGTGCGCAGGCGGGCTTGCTCTACATGCTCGAAACGCGTGCGTACCGCGTGCTCGGCGACAGCGGTGGCGAACGGCGCGCGCAGGCGAGGTTCGTCGTGGGCACCAATGCCAACTTGCAGGCCGCGGTGCGCGCCCAGCGCTTTCGCGAGGACCTCTATTACCGCATCAATGTGCTGCCGGTTCGCCTGCCCGCGCTCAGTGAGCGTCCCGACGAGATTCCCGCGTGGGCGCGTCACATGCTCGAGCGGCGTCATCGGGAACGCGACTCCGCGGGCAGCGTCGATCTCACCTTGGCCGCGGAACGGCGCCTGCTCACGTACGTGTGGCCGGGCA encodes:
- a CDS encoding sigma 54-interacting transcriptional regulator, with product MDSVLDMGGVDAFLARVHASNYFEEAAAHTLAAMLSEVEAALVGSVHSEGARMARGMVHLRPSDGYRQLVVLEAGAHEAVAPEPGSTRLPSMTAWRLVAKHRCAASIDVHFGRIEPIEPGGTDVPQEWRNAFGDTSNNDKGETRQRLLERGATHVYVLPLRGAGGAVEGMISLEAECRGAVGQPFVWNSCASRLRTLADIATPHLTALPLRPVVTEEQDPLLPVQGEAMKGLVRMLRVFALQDETILLSGATGTGKSRLARWCHERSPYRKGPFEVLDLSTVPEDLQLAELFGWRKGAFTGAARDHAGAVERAAKGTLFIDEIDKLSMRAQAGLLYMLETRAYRVLGDSGGERRAQARFVVGTNANLQAAVRAQRFREDLYYRINVLPVRLPALSERPDEIPAWARHMLERRHRERDSAGSVDLTLAAERRLLTYVWPGNLRQLDNVMRRAYTVALAEQGGVQHSLAVDEPHLTRALAYEDAEPSRSLVELLHAAATAFVREAERRAALGTPLELDLASVFPGMVLAAATEKLESRDEAFRLFGRDAQVKSRNHHRVLRRELERVEALFRALGIDSGSPFGRLLDGLAEDG